ataatgcatgatatacaaaaaGAATGATACAATATCAATGTGCATGTTTATGAAatgtaatatcaaataataacatataactCATGATATATGCAATACAAAAATGAAATAAGTTattgttaacaaaatatacatataatacaaataaagacacactatttaataaaaattttaaaatagtattttaaaataatatataataaataaataattaattaatttagtacGTGCATAATAtaagttaaaaatataatttaatttacaaattttaaattttaaataatataatgaataatataaacataaataatatatgatatatatgatatatatataaaaaaagtaatatagaataaaaataaaaatacaattaattttatatgataaaatgaaatttaaatatataagaaatataatatatataatgtaaaataacgaaaatatgtaagaacaatatatatataaataattaataaatatataataccagtaagatataataataaaataatgatgtaaaataataataataatttgtgaaaaataatatataataaataataataatatatataataaaataatcttataatatataatatgaaagtAAGGCAAAAAaacacaaataaaaaaaatatatatatatatataaaaaatatgtagggttagatttaaaattttaataaaattacagggcgaattttaaaaaaaagttaaattaagGTCGTAATTAAGACTACCGTAAAACAAAAAGGACTCATTGGGCAAAACACCCCATTCCCAAAACGACAGCGTTTTAATTCTGCATTCAAAAGAGTCGGGGAATAAATTGAAACTAACGTAAAAATAGTGGGCAAAAATTAAGAATTGCAAtaacttaatttaaaaaaaggaaaagacgGAAGGACTAAAGGGATAAATATCCCCTTTTCTTAAAACACGCGGACCCTCCGGGTCAAATCGGGTCGGATCCTGGGTCCTATATAagcttaaattttgatttttaattcatttctAATACCCAGATAAAAAAAAAAGCTCAAATCCTCCCCGTCCTCGGCTCGAGCTCGGTGGCGATTATTGCGGTCATCACAGACGCGCCTCACGCACCACCGTACGCGGTGTTCGGAGGTTCAAAATTCCTCCCCTTTTCAAGCGAATCACAGGTAAAATCTTCTACTTTTATTTTGCATATGAAATTCTTAATAAAAGTATactacttttcttttatttttggaaTCTGTATTTGGGTTGTTCGTTGTATTAAAAAtgcatatataaaataaaaaagaatgaaATAATGGAGAAGACAGTAAAACCTTTGAATATGCCGagagtttttattttctttctcttgtCTGTACATGCGTGCCAAAAAAACCCCTTTTCAATGTTTAGATCTGGGCTTTATAGCCTCTGTTTACAGTGTATTTACATCCCTATTTTATTTCATTGCCATATTCTGTTGATTCTATTCCCTCTTGTTTCCTTTTTGCAGATCTTGTGGCGAAATCTTCGGCAAATTGATACGTGTTGATTACGGCATAACACGGGGCCCAGAACCACGGCGTCGACGAAGGGTAGCTGAAACGACGATATTTGAAGAAGCATGACTCCTCGTGTGCTTGCGGCGCGAAGAGAGGGCTAGGGTTTCTAACCCTAGCCAAATACTTTTAAATTTTGGGCCTCTGAGGGTTTGGGTCTGTACGTTTGGGCTATGGGATTGCTTTGGGATTTTGGATAGTAACAGTGAGCCTGCTAGGTGTAACGGGTCTGTTGATTTTAGGCTAAATGGGTCACTAGTTTTTTACATTTGTAAAAGGACCGttaaaaacttttattattatttattttttaatttggacTATGCCTTGGCTTTcaatgggccgggcaaaattgaggtATTAcaaaaggagttaaatcttaagAAGAgtcgatggattgagctgctcaaaGATTATCACTGCACAATAGAGTTtcatcctggtaaggctaatgtagtagccgatgCTCTCAATCGTAGAGCGATAACTGATTTAAGAGCAATGTTCGCTCGCCTTAGTCTATTTAATGATGAGAGTTTGTCagccgagttgcaagttaagctgaCTTGGATTGATCAAATTCAGGTTAAGCAGTTAGAGGATGAGTCTCTGAGTTTATGGTTTCGTCAGATTGAGAGTGACAATACTTtggattttgggctgaataatgatggtgttctgtgttttcgaggtcAAATCTATGTGCCGAATGattctgatttgaggcagtcaaTTCTGAGGGAGACGCAtaatagcccttatgctatgcatcctaatggtaataagatgtatcgtgATCTTCGTGGGTTGTACTGGTGGCCGGGTTTGAAGTGTGAGGTTACGGATTTCGTTGCTTgttgtctgacgtgccagcaagttaaggctgagcaccggTTCCATTTGGGTTTGCTCCAACTTgttaagattcccttatggaaatgggaacgagtaacgatagattttgttagtgggtttcccttgacacctactaagaaggattctattttggtcatcgtggatcgattgaccaagtctgctaaTTTTATTCCGCTTCGGATGGATTACTCTCTGCAAAAGTTAGCGAAGCTCTATATTACCAagattgtaagactgcatggggttcctgtttcgattatttctaatagagatcctcgcttcacttctcagttttgaaagaaattgcataaggctctgggttcgagattggacttcTATATTGCGTTCCATTGTCAGACCGATGGAAAATgtgagagggtgatttagatactagaggatatgcttcggggttgtgtgattgattttcgaTGTAGTTGTGAGGATTATCTATTGCTAGCTaaattcgcctacaataacagtttccaatctagcattcagatggcaccttacaaggctttgtatggtcgtaagtgtcataCTCTACTATGTTGGcctgagttgggtgagcgtcgGGTTTTAGGTCCTGAGTTAGTTCCTAAGATCGCAGATAAGGTTAGGCTGATTCCGGATTGTCTAAAGACAACttttgatagacagaaatcttatgcaaatCTAAAGAGGCGagatattgagtactctgtgggggacttcgtgtattttaaagtttctccatggaaaaaagttctgagattcggtcgtaagggcaagttgaaccctaggttcattgggctgtATCAGATTCTAAAACATGTGGGACCGAtaacttatcagttggagctacctccataGTTAGACCATATTCACGATGCATTTCACGTCTCAATGTTGAGGCAGTATCGGTCTGACCCATCTCACATTGTCTCagttgaggagatcgaggttagaccagatttgacttttgaggaggagccagttcatATTCTGGATCGTGAtattaaggttctgaggaggaaattcATTCTGTTGGTAAAGGTTCTGTGGTGAAATCATGGGACTGAGGAAGCTACATGAGAACCTAAGGACTCGATGCGTTAGCAGTATCCTCATATTTtctaatcaggtaaattttgaggttgaaatttctttttagggagtagagttgtaatgccctaaataatttatttctatttctataGAAATTTGACACAATTGtatatctacttcagtggttaagtgttctgagtgcGTGTAAGAGGTCTTGGGTTTAAGTCCCATGttagcaaattttgttattttttatccaaGTCTTACCCTTATTGGGTGGGCTTATATAAAATTGTTTGTTAATCAAAATTAGAATGAGTCTAttagttcgagtggtaagggagcTAGTGTGTTAGAGATCTTGTGCACAAATCCCTACGAGAGTATGGGTATTATTTTTACTCGGTTCTCTGAAAGAGTCTTCGTGGAGTTGGATTCTGAGAGGTTCGTTGTTAGTGGATTATTGGGAAGTAATCTGAAGGATTTGGGGGTTAtctgttaattttatttttatttttattcttttagttTCAAATTTTCCTCTTTTTCCAGAAAACAAAACTGACGCCCATTTTTGTTTTGCTTCCCACTATTCCTTTGTTTTTCTATTCTTTTGCTACTTCCCTCACTTGTGTTCGATCAGTTGTCAAATATTTGGAACTTGCTTCTTCATTTTCCCTCAGTTATTAGTAGGTGGGATTCTAGTGCTTGGTAGTTTTGATTGTCAAATTATCATTTGGAACCTCATTCTCTGTTTTGCCAGTAGTAAATCGAGTAGGACGGGGTTTTTCTGTCACGGAATCATTGTAGAAATCGCTCGAGAAATTGGGTTTGTGTCGAACGCTTGATTATTCTTCACTGTCGATTTCTTTGTTTCGGTTTAACTGGGGATTAAGACTGATTTTGTGAGTTGGTTTGTCAATTTTAGGTACTGTGTGTCTCGGGAGTGTTTTCACACCAGAATCGTACCAGGTGTGTAATCGAAAGGCTGAAAATCAAacttcggcaaaagccaaaaaattgTTCTGTCGATGCCATATAGGCGTATGGTCGCCCGTGTGGTTGGCTGTCtgtgagacacagccgtgtgatcgATGAAGACTTGGCCGTGTATAAGACACGACCGTGTAGTAGCTTGAGCGTGACCGTGTGAGCCATACgagctaggccaagttgggcgcGTGGGCCCACACAACCATATAGGcccatatttttgaaatttttcgtAAGGTCACACGGGTCATTCCGATTGACTCTaggcctaccgtagggtcggtaagggctaactaaACCCTAGATTATGTGATCTGTTATTCTGACAATATGCTCTGAGAAGGAAATTGTTATGCATGTCTAATTATTTTGCTATATGTATGTCTGATATATGTACACAAACATGATAAGCATGTTATCTATGTATTTGTATCTGTATTCTGTATTGTTTTGGGGCGAGAGTTATATATGTGGAAGAAGTGTTCCGTATGACGTTTatcgcctatattctggcagcttggctgcactTTATCTGATATGTGTCATAATGGCATGATGCAGTGTGTAAGGTTGGGTGGGTgattttaaccccacatggtgtgataggatggtcggagttggtacgtagaggatgggggtaggattttgttTATCTGATTTGCATATTTGTATATGTTATCCGTACCTGAAATGGACATGAGTTCGAATCTGTATTTGACTATTTATATTGATTTCTGTATAAATTGTATGTCTATTTCTGctgggttacacattgagtttacgaaaactcacatctgtttgtttGTTCCGTTCAGGTAATTCGTAAACTTGGGCGGATCGTTGCGACGGAGCATATTGGTGAACACGAGTTTATAAACGGTTAATGATTATGTTTTTAAAGGCTATTTTTGGAGTTTTGTAATTTATGGACTCTCCGAACTGTTTGATTTTACTTTGGGATTTGGTTTTGACTTGACTACTTATTTGTGATGGATTTTACTAAAATAACGGTTTTTTGAAAATACAAACGGGATTACCAAATTAAACGTTTTATGACTTTCACTGTACTTTCATTTGggcaaataaataaattaaacaaacGCTTTCGAAAATAGATATAAATGAATATGAGTTTTAAAACTGGAATGATTTGACGAAATGACTCTATTTTAAAAAATCCTACCTTGTGACGTCACCAGATTCGGCTataacatctaggtcgggtttgggatgttacagagtTGCTTAAGAACTATGACTGCACTatagagtatcatcctggtaaggtCAATTTTGTGGCCAATGCTCTTAGTCGGAAGTCTATGTCTGAATTGAGGGCGATCTTTGCTTGCCTAATTCTGTTTCAGGGTGGTGGGTTGTTAGCTTGTAAGTTCAGCCGACTTGGATTAGTGAGATTCGGGACAATCAGCTTTTGGATATGTCATTAGTACTTCGAGTTCAGTAGGTTAAGAAGGGTAAGACTTCAAATTTTTTGATCATTAGTAAGGGTATTCTGTGTTTTTGGGGTCGAGTCTATTTGCCTAATGCTAAAGAGCTGCGGCAATCTATTCTacgggaagcacatagtagtccttatgctatgcatcccgacGGTAATAAAATGTACCATGATCTTTAAGAGATGTATTAGTAGCCCGGTTTGAAGCATGATGTGATAGATTATGTATCTCGGTGTCTTACATGCCAACTAGTCAAGATTCCAAGATGGAAGTGAGAATGGGTAACTAAGGATTTTGTCTGTGGGTTGCCCTTGACAACCACTAAAAAGGATTTCATCTGGGTCATTGTGGATCGTTTGACCAAGTCTACTCATTTCATTCCAGTTCAAACTGATTACTCATTGCAGAAGTTAAGGTCATATGATTCCAGCTGAGGAAATCAAGTTAAGGTCAGATTTATCTTTTAAGGAAGAGCGGGTTCAAATTTTGGATCGTGAGGTGAAAGTTTCGTGGAGGAAAAATATTCATTTAGTTAAGGTTTTGTGGCAGAATCATGGTACTGAGAAAGCGACTTAGGAGTCAGAAGATTCAATCTGTCAGTAGTATCCTCATTTTTttttaatcaggtaaatttcgaggatgaaatttctttaaaaagagaggagttgtaacgccccaattttttaaaattttgaattgttaAATTTTGCCAAGTAATTTGATTTGTTTCTGTGGTTAAATGCCTTGGATGTAAGCTTTAGGTCTTCTGTTCGATTCCCTTCTCTttgaaatttttccatgaattttgaaACTATGTTTGACTTGGTTCATAAGGGTTATCTTTAATTTTTGTAAGATTTCTATCAAGAGTGAATTTTTTGGTTCAGTGGTACAGTTTAAACTTACCTAGAAGTCCCATTTTTGAATCACGTGGTGcctaaaaacaaaattaatttctatttctctatattaaatttgataaattttgtttagttaaatttttattattatatatttttattttaaatagaattttTGGGAAAAATCCCTAAAATTCCTCCTTTGTTGACCAACCAACTCTTCTACTCCTTCCATACTCTTcattattcatttttttttcattttgactaTTGAATTTTTGCTAATTCTCTTTATTGCCAATTATTGTTCTCGCTTCCCTCAATCTGTCGTCCCTTCTCCTACTCTCCtcaaatttctattttcttcCATTTTTGCTATTATGAATTTCTGTCGCTCctttgatttcttttcttttctttttttttcttctttcccttttgcttttaaccttttttttatatataatcttACAACCAATCATTGATTTCTTCTTTTATTGCCTTTTTTTTTATTCTCTTCTTGTACTATTATTTTCGTTTGGGTAGCAACCTTTTTTTTATCATCACCATCCCTATATCAATTTTTCTCTGTGTTGATCCGTGTCATAACTTGATTTTGAACAATTTTGACTGTGTATGGTAAGAATTTTGATTTAAGTTTCATAATTTGCTATGGGGGATTTTTCGTacgtttctttttcttttgttctgATTATTTAGTTTTCTCGGCGTGGTTTTGATTGTGTGATATCTCTGATAGGTGAGGAGCGTGAAATACCTAATCCTCCGGTGAATTAGGTGTTGATTGTTCGCTGCTTTTCAGGGTAAGTGATCGATGTCTTAATTTAGAGGCTGGTGTTGGTTTAGTTTTAAGGGCTGAATGTTTTAATTGTTGTAATGCATGTAATGTTAATGGTTTCGTTATGGTAATCGTGTGTTGTGACGTGTTAGAAGCATTCAAGTGTGTGTTCTAACCCCACATGTTTGTATGTGATTCTTActcgaaaaaaaaaagagaaaatcatgaaaatcttaaaaatacATGAAAATTGAATCAGCTAATCGACGCCACACAGCCGAGAGGGACACAGGAGTGTTTGATTCTAAAATATGAAATACAAACAATCTTTAAGCATACAAAACCTTGTAATCTATGAAATAGTACATACGTTAGTTTTAATATGTTCCAATTAGTAAATTCTGAGTAAACTATGTTATGTTTTTCTCTGTATCTAGTATGTACGTAAGACATGCATCTGTTTTAATATGAATTCTTTTATCATGATAAAATTATATGCATGAACATGTGATATGATTTTTCTACATGCATTGGGGTGAGATATGGATATGCGATGGAGGAAGTACGTTTCTGGCAGTTTTATTACAATTCTGGTAATATATCCGCAACACATATTCTGGTAAATTTACTGCAACTCTGGCAATATTTTCACAATATATGTGTATTTTGGCAGCACAGCTGCAAACTTTCTAACTGGCATATGACCACATTCCGGTGTGATGGTTGGATGGATTCTTGTAGCCtatttggtgtgattggttggatggAACGGTGTGTAGCGAATGGGGGTAGGATTAATTTTGTTCTAATATGTGCATCTACACATGTGAGATTGTTGATTTGTCTGTTCTAATATATGCATATAAGCATGTTTTCATGTGATTTGTACTCGTAGGCCAAGGCACACACTAGGCTTTAGATCACTTTgtctatttaatattttttaggtGATTCTCAGACTTAGGATTTGGCAGCGTTTAAGAGTTCAGCTCGGTTCATTGTTTTTAATTCTTTCAGAAACTTATGTTTTGGATTTTATGGACTGGAGTGCCGaactattttaattttcggaCATTAACTTTGGTTTGAAATTGGTTAAATGTTTGTAGTTAGtcaataagtttttttttttaattggaaTGAATTTGGACGAAACGAATcaaataaatgtttttcaaagttAAACAACTCTAAGAGATTTGCCGCTACAAAGATTTATTTGGTATAAAGTGTTTTACGAAACAAGTAACTAAGGCgaaattgttttattaaattagttttgTAAGTAAATATTTCAAGACGTTATCACATGTTTTTGTGACCAATAATATTTGTTTCGAAAACAAGTGGTCAAGTTTCAATTTAGCAATGTAACATTTATAATCTAATCATAATATTTAGGTCGGATATGGGGTTACCTACattattataattttcaaatatatatttttataatatttaaaatttaggaaaaaatttgtgaaattatttctaaatttttaatctttctattttatttttaaaaattattttacaatataAATCCTTAGTGGGACCAACAAGCCATGTTAGTTCTTTTGTAATAAGAGAAAATATTTGGTATACTATTAGTGGAGTGTTTAGACTCCATAAGTAGAATTAAAGGATTGATAAGTGTCTTATAagggtatagtaaaatattaaaataaataaatatttaaaaacacatgataattttttaaactacttgtaaaataaaaaataacttgCTAGTATTTTAAATATTAACTTTTATAACAAATATGTAGTCAACATTTTGCAACTTTAATTATTAAACAAAAAGGaactttaaatattaaaataataattagataACAAATTTAAGCTAAATCTACACACAACCCAAATGGAGAGTGTGTAGTTTAAGTGGTTGTGTTATATATCAATGCACCAAATTTGGAGACTAGGTGAAGTACAGAGTTCACTGATTTGTTTGAGAAGAAAATTGTGTGGGCGGCTTTTGTTTGCCCCTCCACCactcaattttataaaaataactaaaatatataataaaaaatagtaaaaatattataaagtattataaaagtttaacaattctaattataatatataaaaatagttctaaaattaaaaatagatatttcgaaaaaaatttaatttaaaactcacatgaattttaaaataaaataaaaaaatcaaattataagGTGGAGCCGAAATTCGAGGAATTTTATAATTTGAGCGTCCctagataaaaaaaattgaaatgattACGTCAGCATATTTACTTTCAAAGTATAAAAAAAGACAAAAAGATTAAGCAAAGTGGGGTATAAACTGAAGAAGATAAACACATTCCAAGGCCAGCAATGATTGATAAATGATAATAGGTAAGTGTGCAGATTATCTACTCAACAAACACACACTAAATGATAagtaattaacatatatatatatatatataacgcgTCCCATTTTCATCACCTTCATCAAATTCTCACACCAATTCATCAAATCTACTGCCCCTGCAACAAACCCAAATTTTAATTCATTCCAACAAATACACTAACATCATCTTTGATTAACTCACCATGTTATCTCGACCAGATGTACATGTAGGTCTCCTGGGTGGTAATTGTTGATGCGGTGTTCTCTACACTCACAACATATCATTTTATAAATCATTATAAGCAATCAATAACataaaattttgatatatgatattaTATCACACCTGAAGCTTTGGTCTGAGAGTCTCGATTGCCACAGTTGATTTTTGATTAACTCCTGCACCTTGCTGTTTAATACAAAAACTGTGATTTATATGAAACTGGAGTGATGTAAGATGTTAATAAACCAACAAATAATGTTTCTTTTGGTGTTTGGCCCAAAGCAGATTGAGCCTCTGGTTTCCAGTGCACCATGGGACCCTTCTTCTTTATGTCATGAATTTGTTAAGACAAGTTAATCAAGTATTGTCTTGTCTCTACACAAATATCTAATTTATTGGATTTATAAAAATGTCCCGAATATTACCTTGCATAATGCCCAATCTGCTGAATCAAAGAAAGCACGTTCATGGTCCTACATTCATTTAATatattgttttgttttgttttgttagtTCATCACATCAATCAAacataattcaatttattttaatcTAAATATTTATTTACCTTTGAGATTAAGGGTTTCTTCTTTGGCGCCAGTCCTCCATATTTTTTGGCCTTTACTGTTTCctgtattttatattttaattataattacaaATAATATATTTTCTAATCGAATTTATTGAAGTgagaaccttttttttttttttaaatagagtACTGTTGTAGGTACAACCCAACACTGCCGACATTTCAAAAAGAATGTCTAAGAAATACAAACTATTATTTCACCACTATCCCATCACAAACGTATACAACTTGTCGTGTCATCGTGATAACCGTTGATTTAAGGGACCCTACATAGCTACTATCCTAAAGTTGTTCACATGGAATCACTTTTAACACCATAAATCACGCAAAAGAGGAAATAAAAATCTTCTGTCTcattttttgaaattaaatgcAATTAAAGAAATTGTTTTCAGAAATATGGTAACTAAAATCCCAATAATAATCAATGAGTTTAGAGTTAAATAAATTAGGTTAGACTACACCCATTTGCATGTGAGCCCTCAAACGTGGACTTAATCAATCATTAAGTAAAGAAAGCTTTAGAAACAATTAACGGTGTagattatttttcattttgtttattATTACTATATTAATATTAACCTTATTAATTAAAATGCTTGTACTGTATAGATGTTATTACCTCATTGGCTTGGGTGTCGAACTCTTCATCACCATGTTTGCAGTCTGCCATTGTTAAGTTTCTCCTGTTAAAACCATTCAAATATCATTGTTATTAACATAATGATAAAA
The Gossypium arboreum isolate Shixiya-1 chromosome 10, ASM2569848v2, whole genome shotgun sequence genome window above contains:
- the LOC108488670 gene encoding uncharacterized protein LOC108488670, producing the protein MADCKHGDEEFDTQANEETVKAKKYGGLAPKKKPLISKDHERAFFDSADWALCKQGAGVNQKSTVAIETLRPKLQRTPHQQLPPRRPTCTSGRDNMGQ